In the Flavobacterium pallidum genome, one interval contains:
- the lysA gene encoding diaminopimelate decarboxylase has protein sequence MQPKDLLSLSEQFGSPLYVYDAQKIESQYTRLTSAFSKVNSLRINYAVKALSNISILRLFKNIGAGLDTVSIQEVQLGLHAGFEAEKIIYTPNGVSFEEIEEAAQLGVQINIDNLSVLEHFGTKHPKVPVCIRINPHVMAGGNSNISVGHIDSKFGISIHQMPHILRIVENTGMHINGIHMHTGSDILDIEVFLYAAEILFDAAKNFRELDFLDFGSGFKVPYKKGDIQTDIEELGKKLSKRFNAFEKEYGRALTLAFEPGKFLVSEAGFFLAKVNVVKQTTSTVFAGIDSGFNHLIRPMLYGSQHHIENISNLKGKERFYTVVGYICETDTFANNRRIHEINEGDILCFHNAGAYCFSMSSNYNSRFKPAEVLWYKGKGILIRERETLEDLLKNQVAIDIE, from the coding sequence ATGCAGCCAAAAGACTTATTATCGTTATCGGAGCAATTCGGGAGTCCGCTTTACGTATATGACGCCCAAAAGATCGAATCGCAATATACACGACTTACTTCAGCATTTTCGAAAGTCAATAGCCTAAGGATTAATTATGCAGTTAAGGCTTTATCCAACATTTCAATTTTAAGGCTGTTTAAGAACATCGGTGCTGGACTGGATACCGTTTCAATCCAGGAAGTGCAACTGGGGTTGCATGCCGGTTTTGAAGCTGAGAAAATCATCTACACCCCGAATGGCGTATCGTTTGAAGAAATCGAGGAAGCCGCGCAATTGGGCGTACAGATCAACATCGACAATCTTTCGGTATTAGAGCATTTCGGCACCAAGCATCCGAAAGTTCCCGTTTGCATCCGCATTAATCCCCATGTGATGGCTGGTGGGAACAGCAACATTTCTGTGGGGCATATCGACAGCAAGTTTGGGATTTCGATCCACCAGATGCCGCATATCTTAAGGATTGTTGAAAATACCGGCATGCATATTAACGGCATCCATATGCATACGGGTTCCGATATCCTGGATATCGAAGTATTTTTATATGCCGCAGAAATCCTTTTTGATGCTGCTAAAAATTTCAGGGAATTGGATTTTCTCGATTTCGGAAGCGGATTCAAGGTACCTTATAAAAAAGGCGATATCCAGACCGATATTGAGGAATTAGGTAAAAAATTGTCGAAAAGGTTCAATGCTTTTGAAAAAGAATATGGCCGCGCATTGACATTGGCATTTGAACCGGGAAAATTCCTTGTCAGTGAAGCGGGATTCTTTCTGGCCAAAGTAAATGTAGTCAAACAAACCACATCAACTGTATTTGCAGGCATCGACAGCGGTTTCAACCATTTGATACGCCCGATGCTGTACGGATCGCAGCACCACATCGAAAACATTTCCAACCTGAAGGGCAAAGAGCGTTTTTATACCGTCGTAGGGTACATCTGCGAAACCGATACGTTTGCCAACAACCGCCGCATCCACGAAATCAATGAAGGGGATATTTTGTGTTTCCACAATGCTGGTGCGTATTGCTTTTCGATGTCGTCAAATTACAATTCGAGGTTTAAACCCGCAGAAGTGCTTTGGTATAAAGGGAAAGGGATTTTAATCAGGGAAAGGGAGACTCTTGAAGATTTGCTGAAAAATCAGGTTGCGATTGATATTGAGTAA
- a CDS encoding VOC family protein has protein sequence MAAINPYLTFNGTCEAAFNFYKSVFGGEFPYIGKFKDMPPSEDGKNCGPEQGELIMHVSLMIGDTVLMGSDAPGDYGDQLIVGNNFSVSINTDSREEADRIFNGLSAGGTVTMPMENTFWGAYFGMFTDKFGIHWMVNFDENPAK, from the coding sequence ATGGCAGCAATTAATCCTTATTTAACGTTCAACGGCACTTGTGAGGCGGCGTTTAATTTTTACAAATCAGTATTCGGCGGAGAATTTCCATATATTGGAAAATTCAAGGACATGCCACCATCCGAAGATGGTAAAAATTGCGGCCCTGAACAAGGCGAACTGATTATGCACGTTTCTCTGATGATTGGAGACACGGTGCTGATGGGTTCAGATGCGCCTGGAGATTATGGTGATCAACTCATTGTAGGGAATAATTTTTCGGTTTCAATCAATACGGATAGCCGTGAAGAAGCGGACCGCATATTCAACGGGCTTTCCGCAGGAGGAACTGTAACGATGCCGATGGAAAATACATTCTGGGGTGCTTATTTCGGGATGTTTACAGATAAGTTTGGCATTCACTGGATGGTAAATTTTGATGAAAATCCTGCGAAATAA
- the pafA gene encoding alkaline phosphatase PafA: MKKKLLLLLLISLGLSAQQRPKLVVGIVVDQMKMDYLYRFSNDFTANGFKKLMSEGFVFENMHYNYMPTYTAPGHASIYTGTTPSVHGIVSNEWYSASTGKERYCTDDETVTTIGGGTRQEGAMSPKNLLATTITDELRLSTNFKGKVIGMSLKDRGAILPAGHFANWAFWYSKTGEFISSTFYGTQLPDWATNFNAQKRFMPYIDKGWDLLMPKETYNESLADDNKYEGKLYGKSPVFPYNLKEMYANNDAGILRATPFGNDLLLDFAKEAIDKEGLGSDNDTDFLTVSFSSTDYVGHIIGPRSVELQDTYLRLDRNIADLIAYLDKKVGKGNYLMFLTADHAGAENVTFLKDNKYNVANIPFGEMSKNLKRFSTDTFGTDVIADFSNNNVFLNRQALKDKSLDMEKVKTSLSDYLMTLPQTKRVYSKEEILHATGNDFYLNFIAKGYDPRENGDLVVLFRPGYIEYGATGTSHGTPYSYDTHVPAIFYGWHIHKGISHDKKAITQIAPTLAQKLSITFPNGSECQVLPEILNQQ, translated from the coding sequence ATGAAAAAGAAATTGCTTTTATTACTGCTGATATCGTTAGGCCTCTCAGCACAGCAACGTCCAAAACTGGTGGTCGGGATCGTCGTCGACCAGATGAAGATGGACTACCTGTACCGTTTCTCGAATGACTTCACCGCAAACGGTTTCAAAAAACTCATGAGTGAAGGTTTTGTATTTGAAAACATGCATTACAATTACATGCCCACCTACACCGCTCCCGGGCATGCTTCGATCTACACCGGCACAACGCCTTCGGTACACGGCATCGTCAGCAACGAATGGTATTCTGCCAGTACCGGAAAGGAACGTTACTGCACCGATGATGAAACGGTAACAACCATTGGCGGAGGCACCCGACAGGAAGGTGCCATGTCTCCGAAAAACCTGCTTGCCACCACCATCACTGACGAATTGCGTTTGTCAACAAACTTCAAAGGAAAAGTCATAGGGATGAGCTTAAAGGACCGAGGCGCAATTTTGCCTGCCGGGCATTTTGCCAATTGGGCGTTCTGGTACAGCAAAACAGGCGAATTCATCTCCAGTACTTTTTACGGAACGCAATTGCCGGATTGGGCAACCAATTTTAATGCACAAAAGAGATTCATGCCCTACATCGATAAAGGCTGGGATCTGCTTATGCCAAAAGAAACCTATAATGAAAGCCTCGCCGACGACAATAAATATGAAGGGAAGCTGTATGGCAAATCGCCCGTTTTCCCTTATAATTTAAAGGAAATGTATGCGAATAATGATGCCGGGATTTTACGTGCCACGCCTTTCGGGAATGATTTGTTGCTGGATTTTGCGAAGGAAGCCATCGATAAAGAAGGTTTAGGCTCTGATAATGATACTGATTTCCTGACCGTAAGTTTTTCATCAACAGATTATGTCGGGCACATCATCGGGCCGCGCTCTGTAGAACTTCAGGACACCTACCTTAGGCTGGACCGTAACATTGCCGACCTGATTGCTTATCTCGATAAGAAAGTGGGTAAAGGAAATTACCTGATGTTCCTCACCGCAGACCATGCCGGTGCTGAGAACGTGACCTTCCTGAAAGACAATAAATACAATGTGGCCAACATCCCTTTCGGGGAAATGTCTAAAAACCTGAAGCGGTTTTCGACCGATACTTTCGGCACTGATGTCATTGCCGATTTTTCAAACAACAATGTTTTTCTGAACAGGCAGGCTTTAAAAGACAAATCGCTTGATATGGAAAAAGTAAAAACGTCCCTTTCGGATTACCTGATGACGCTTCCGCAGACAAAGCGCGTCTATTCAAAAGAAGAAATACTGCACGCCACAGGCAATGATTTTTACCTGAATTTTATTGCCAAAGGGTATGATCCACGCGAAAACGGCGACCTTGTCGTCCTATTCCGTCCCGGTTATATTGAATACGGCGCGACGGGGACCTCGCACGGAACTCCATACAGCTATGATACGCATGTTCCGGCGATATTTTACGGCTGGCATATCCATAAAGGCATCTCGCATGATAAGAAAGCGATTACGCAAATCGCCCCGACATTGGCACAAAAACTCAGCATCACTTTCCCAAACGGATCCGAATGCCAGGTATTACCCGAAATTTTAAACCAGCAATAA
- the sucC gene encoding ADP-forming succinate--CoA ligase subunit beta: MDIHEYQGKEILASYGVKVQRGYVANNPQEAVAMAKQLTAETGTGWHVIKAQVHAGGRGKGGGVKLAKNLQQVEELAEQIIGMQLITPQTSAEGKKVHKVLIAEDVYYPGESETSEFYMSVLLNRAKGRNMIMYSTEGGMDIEEVAEHTPHLIFTEEIDPSVGLQAFQARRIAFNLGLSGNAFKEMVSFVGSLYSAYIGSDASMFEINPVLKTSDNKIIAVDAKVNLDDNALYRHPKLAEMRDVREENPIEVEAKAAGLNYVDLDGTVGCMVNGAGLAMATMDLIKYAGFEPANFLDVGGTADAKRVELAFRIILKDPNVKAILINIFGGIVRCDRVAQGVIDAYKNMGDSIKVPIIVRLQGTNAELAKEMIDNSGMPILSAVQFQEAADQVKAALA; the protein is encoded by the coding sequence ATGGACATACACGAATACCAGGGAAAAGAAATATTAGCCAGCTATGGCGTAAAAGTACAACGCGGCTATGTGGCCAATAATCCTCAGGAAGCGGTAGCGATGGCGAAACAACTGACGGCAGAAACCGGAACAGGATGGCATGTGATTAAAGCACAGGTCCATGCCGGAGGACGCGGTAAAGGCGGCGGCGTGAAATTGGCTAAAAACCTGCAACAGGTCGAAGAACTGGCTGAGCAAATCATCGGAATGCAATTGATTACCCCACAAACATCCGCTGAAGGTAAGAAAGTACACAAAGTTTTGATTGCTGAGGATGTGTATTATCCTGGTGAAAGCGAAACCTCTGAGTTTTATATGTCAGTCTTGCTGAACAGGGCTAAAGGACGTAACATGATCATGTACTCCACTGAAGGCGGAATGGATATTGAAGAAGTGGCTGAACATACGCCACATTTGATTTTTACTGAAGAAATCGATCCATCTGTAGGATTGCAGGCTTTCCAGGCAAGGAGGATTGCGTTCAACCTGGGACTTTCAGGAAATGCATTTAAGGAAATGGTATCTTTCGTAGGATCTTTATATAGTGCTTATATCGGTTCTGATGCATCAATGTTCGAGATCAACCCGGTGTTGAAAACTTCGGATAATAAGATTATTGCAGTTGATGCGAAGGTAAACCTTGATGACAATGCATTATACAGACACCCGAAATTGGCTGAAATGCGTGATGTACGCGAGGAAAACCCAATCGAAGTGGAAGCAAAAGCTGCCGGATTGAACTATGTTGACCTTGACGGAACCGTAGGCTGTATGGTAAATGGAGCCGGACTGGCGATGGCGACTATGGATTTGATTAAGTATGCCGGTTTTGAGCCTGCGAACTTCCTTGACGTTGGAGGAACAGCAGATGCGAAACGTGTAGAGCTTGCTTTCCGTATCATCCTGAAAGACCCGAATGTAAAAGCTATCCTGATTAATATTTTTGGAGGAATCGTACGTTGTGACCGTGTGGCGCAGGGTGTTATCGATGCATACAAGAATATGGGTGATAGCATTAAAGTGCCGATTATTGTACGTTTACAGGGGACAAATGCTGAGCTTGCCAAAGAAATGATTGACAACTCCGGAATGCCGATTTTATCTGCAGTACAATTCCAGGAAGCGGCTGATCAGGTGAAGGCAGCTTTGGCTTAA
- a CDS encoding nuclear transport factor 2 family protein, with protein sequence MITEDLARSFAANWAAAWNSHNLDTILSHYSDDFIIETPMAAKLLPDNDGIVEGRDNVRAYWQIGLERIPNLHFEIIDVLTGINSLTIYYINTATGRKSAENLFFNEAGKVHRAFVMYS encoded by the coding sequence ATGATTACAGAAGACTTAGCAAGATCATTTGCCGCAAATTGGGCTGCCGCTTGGAATTCCCACAACCTCGACACCATCCTGTCGCATTATTCGGATGATTTTATTATAGAAACCCCCATGGCTGCCAAACTTTTACCCGATAATGATGGCATCGTTGAAGGCAGGGACAATGTCCGCGCTTATTGGCAAATCGGGCTCGAAAGGATTCCAAACCTGCATTTTGAAATCATTGATGTTTTAACAGGCATCAACAGCCTGACGATTTATTATATCAATACAGCAACGGGCCGTAAATCGGCAGAAAATCTTTTCTTTAATGAAGCAGGCAAAGTACATCGCGCTTTTGTGATGTATTCTTAA
- a CDS encoding POT-type proton-dependent oligopeptide transporter: MSSKIPKSIHYIIGNEAAERFSYYGLRAILTVYLATHFFNPTNDPLLQQAAEARANEATHLFIMLNYLMPILGALAADWFFGKYRIIKWLSFMYCIGNFMMAMFTDNYSLFMSGLVLIAIGSGGIKPCVSANVGDQFTASNKHLMGKAFSWFYLSINFGSFFSTLLIPYLLTAYGPKVAFGIPGILMLLATLIFIMGRKKYIRVPPAGFPKDNFISINWYVLRRIGQIRRGKKAIDIARDKYSEQAVNAIVSVWKVLLLFSFVPVYWMLSDQSTSEWVLQATKLDLHFLGITLLPQQVQAANPVFILILTPLFSSVLYPFLQRIGFDFSVHRKIITGFLLLILSFVIIYYLQSEIDQHRAPSVGWQLLSYFLLTVAEILVYLTGLEYAYAQAPASMKSTMMSFWLLTISLGNYFVSLINRNIADDGFLRNLSGASYYGFFIALMSVVTIAFVIVYHKNIIPENHLQTR; the protein is encoded by the coding sequence ATGTCATCAAAAATCCCGAAGTCAATCCATTACATCATCGGCAATGAGGCCGCTGAGCGTTTCAGTTACTACGGCCTGCGCGCCATACTGACGGTATACCTCGCGACGCATTTCTTCAACCCAACGAATGACCCGCTGCTGCAACAGGCTGCGGAAGCCCGGGCGAATGAAGCGACGCATCTATTTATCATGCTCAACTACCTCATGCCGATTCTCGGGGCACTTGCAGCCGATTGGTTTTTCGGGAAATACCGGATTATCAAATGGCTTTCGTTTATGTATTGCATCGGGAATTTTATGATGGCGATGTTTACCGACAATTACAGCCTGTTCATGAGCGGACTCGTATTGATCGCCATCGGTTCCGGCGGAATCAAGCCGTGTGTGTCAGCCAACGTCGGCGACCAGTTTACAGCATCTAACAAACACCTCATGGGGAAGGCATTCAGCTGGTTTTACCTGAGCATAAATTTTGGTTCCTTCTTTTCCACCTTATTAATCCCGTACCTACTAACGGCATATGGCCCTAAAGTCGCTTTCGGCATTCCGGGAATACTGATGCTTTTGGCAACTTTGATTTTTATTATGGGAAGGAAAAAATACATCCGCGTTCCTCCGGCCGGTTTCCCGAAAGATAATTTTATCAGCATCAACTGGTATGTCCTGAGGCGCATCGGGCAAATCCGTAGAGGTAAAAAAGCCATCGACATTGCGCGCGACAAATACTCCGAACAGGCCGTAAATGCCATTGTTTCGGTATGGAAGGTGTTGTTGCTGTTTTCCTTCGTCCCGGTGTATTGGATGCTGAGCGACCAAAGCACTTCAGAATGGGTATTGCAGGCTACGAAACTCGACCTGCATTTTCTCGGCATCACCTTACTGCCACAACAGGTACAGGCCGCTAATCCGGTTTTCATATTGATCCTGACACCATTGTTCAGTAGTGTACTGTATCCTTTTTTGCAGCGTATAGGGTTTGATTTTTCAGTACACCGCAAAATCATCACCGGATTTCTATTGCTGATATTGTCTTTTGTCATCATTTATTACCTGCAATCCGAAATCGACCAGCATCGGGCACCGTCGGTAGGATGGCAATTGCTGTCTTACTTCCTGCTTACCGTCGCGGAAATACTGGTATACCTCACGGGATTGGAATATGCTTATGCCCAGGCCCCGGCTTCGATGAAAAGCACGATGATGTCGTTTTGGCTGCTGACGATTTCATTAGGAAATTATTTCGTATCGCTGATTAACCGCAATATTGCAGATGATGGCTTCCTGCGGAACCTGTCAGGTGCATCGTATTATGGTTTCTTCATTGCATTGATGTCTGTTGTAACGATTGCTTTTGTTATCGTATACCACAAAAATATCATCCCTGAAAATCATCTCCAAACCAGATGA
- a CDS encoding carboxypeptidase regulatory-like domain-containing protein has protein sequence MNGKQKNKLASYIVTAAIETEADPAILAQMPDALLHLAALRAAIAKIEQASAAQLHYAQRATGNKKEARLALEEAVFNSAAALCALSTRLKDVTLAEEWNLSVNTLQKMRDHNLFATATNLVTAMQPYATQLEAYGIPKSGNTVLTDTIALFGALMPKPRENQLSEKEASLQLLEGFNDAQAAATALDTLANMLRKREPAFYADYRNRRTAIKTAARPYAATGSVTDNTGNPLRYVSVAIDGLPDTVRTTDKGNFRFQTLPDGVHILHFRLHGYQDQSHAISVNQHRSDRMAIELRES, from the coding sequence ATGAATGGAAAGCAAAAAAACAAGCTCGCGTCATACATCGTGACCGCAGCCATCGAAACCGAAGCCGATCCGGCAATCCTCGCCCAAATGCCCGATGCCCTGCTGCATCTCGCGGCCCTCAGGGCCGCCATTGCAAAGATCGAGCAGGCATCCGCAGCACAGCTGCACTACGCCCAGCGTGCCACCGGCAACAAGAAGGAGGCGCGCCTCGCGCTCGAAGAGGCCGTGTTCAACAGTGCCGCAGCGCTCTGTGCCCTGAGCACCAGGCTGAAGGATGTGACCCTCGCAGAGGAATGGAACCTGAGTGTCAACACGCTCCAAAAGATGAGGGACCACAACCTGTTCGCCACCGCCACCAACCTCGTCACGGCAATGCAGCCCTACGCCACCCAGCTCGAGGCCTACGGCATCCCAAAAAGCGGCAACACCGTCCTCACCGACACCATCGCGCTTTTCGGCGCGCTGATGCCAAAGCCACGCGAGAACCAGCTCAGCGAAAAGGAAGCCTCGCTACAGCTCCTCGAAGGCTTCAACGACGCACAGGCCGCCGCGACCGCGCTCGATACGCTCGCCAACATGCTGCGCAAGCGCGAACCGGCCTTCTATGCCGACTACCGCAACCGCCGCACCGCAATCAAAACCGCCGCACGCCCTTATGCCGCCACGGGCAGCGTGACAGACAACACCGGCAACCCGCTGCGATACGTCAGCGTCGCCATCGATGGCCTTCCGGACACGGTCAGGACCACCGATAAAGGCAACTTCCGCTTTCAGACCCTTCCGGACGGCGTCCACATCCTGCACTTCCGCCTTCACGGCTACCAGGACCAGTCCCACGCCATTTCCGTGAACCAGCACCGCAGCGACCGCATGGCCATCGAGCTCAGGGAGTCATAA
- a CDS encoding S8 family serine peptidase, whose protein sequence is MKKVILILFLTLSTALSAQQDAWIYFTDKPNAATYLANPLTMLTQRSLDRRAAQNIALDLKDVPISQDYINTLSSTPGVTVYAKSKWLNAVHVRGTVADIQSLLDYTFVSAIDFADDALDTNGNRPAMSHRPASFLKAQEIMVNLPYGNSQNQVAMLHGNQLHIDDYTGAGKVIAVLDAGFPGVDVLDAFSRLRNNNHILGGYDFVNRAPNFYTSNNHGTAVLSTMGAYVENQMVGSAPDADYYLFITESNLDENPLEESLWVEAAEEADRLGVDIITTSLGYFHFVNAAYNYDYNDMNGTKAFISRGADIAFTRGIVVVASAGNSGASATDPHIGVPADALNVLAVGAVDANEQHAVFSSIGPSADGRVKPDITAQGEQAIVVNSSGEIQAANGTSFSAPIIAGLTACLWQALPDKSNAEIVSLIRQSADHYTNPDALYGYGIPDFAAAVIAAGIDDNVLPSYAVYPNPVKETLSIKTADFAANAEIYLYNTTGQLVLQQQITTALSQINLQRLAQGIYLYRISADNIHATGRIIKQ, encoded by the coding sequence ATGAAAAAAGTTATCCTCATACTATTCCTAACCCTCTCCACGGCACTGTCAGCACAACAGGATGCCTGGATATACTTCACCGACAAGCCCAACGCCGCCACCTACCTCGCCAATCCCCTGACCATGCTCACGCAAAGGTCCCTCGACCGCCGCGCCGCACAAAATATCGCACTGGACCTCAAGGATGTTCCCATCAGCCAGGATTACATCAATACGCTATCGTCGACACCCGGCGTGACCGTGTACGCCAAATCGAAATGGCTGAACGCCGTACACGTTCGCGGTACCGTCGCCGACATACAGTCATTGCTGGATTACACCTTCGTAAGTGCCATAGATTTCGCCGATGATGCGCTTGACACCAACGGCAACAGGCCCGCCATGTCCCACCGCCCCGCATCGTTCCTCAAGGCGCAGGAAATCATGGTCAACCTGCCCTACGGCAATTCGCAGAACCAGGTAGCCATGCTCCACGGCAACCAGCTCCATATCGATGATTACACGGGTGCCGGAAAGGTCATTGCCGTACTCGATGCAGGCTTTCCCGGCGTAGATGTGCTCGATGCCTTTTCGCGGCTGCGCAACAACAACCACATCCTCGGCGGCTATGATTTTGTAAACAGGGCGCCAAACTTCTATACGTCAAACAACCACGGCACGGCAGTACTCTCCACCATGGGCGCGTACGTGGAGAACCAGATGGTCGGCTCCGCCCCCGATGCCGATTATTACCTCTTTATCACCGAAAGCAATCTTGACGAAAACCCCTTAGAGGAATCACTTTGGGTCGAAGCCGCGGAAGAAGCCGATCGTTTGGGTGTAGACATCATCACGACATCATTAGGGTATTTTCACTTCGTAAACGCTGCATACAACTATGATTACAACGATATGAATGGTACCAAGGCGTTTATTTCACGCGGTGCCGACATCGCTTTTACCCGCGGCATTGTCGTAGTGGCTTCGGCCGGGAATTCCGGTGCCAGCGCTACCGACCCGCATATCGGTGTCCCCGCCGATGCCCTGAACGTACTGGCGGTAGGCGCGGTAGATGCCAATGAGCAACATGCTGTCTTCAGTTCCATCGGTCCAAGTGCCGACGGACGTGTAAAACCGGACATCACCGCCCAGGGCGAACAGGCCATCGTAGTAAACAGTTCCGGCGAGATACAGGCGGCCAACGGGACGTCGTTTTCAGCACCCATTATCGCGGGGCTCACAGCCTGTCTCTGGCAGGCATTACCCGATAAGTCCAATGCAGAGATCGTCAGCCTGATCCGGCAATCCGCAGACCATTACACCAACCCCGATGCACTCTACGGTTATGGTATTCCCGATTTTGCCGCTGCTGTCATTGCCGCCGGTATCGATGATAATGTACTGCCTTCGTATGCCGTTTATCCCAACCCGGTAAAAGAAACGCTTTCCATTAAAACCGCTGATTTTGCTGCCAATGCCGAAATCTATCTTTACAACACCACCGGGCAACTGGTTTTGCAACAGCAGATTACCACAGCGCTTTCGCAGATAAACCTGCAACGACTCGCACAGGGCATATACCTTTACAGAATTTCTGCCGATAACATCCACGCAACCGGCAGGATCATAAAACAATAA
- a CDS encoding LytR/AlgR family response regulator transcription factor — MKAEITAIIVDDEQLSIDIILEFLKDFPQVNVIGSFRKSSEAVGKIIALKPTLLFLDIQMPVLNGFDIIENIIGTHNPYIIFTTAYDQYAIKAFEVNAIGYLLKPFDREKFAKAMARFESGYASNAVDDTYNRILRILEAKQKESRPDHIMIKDAKRVFFLPITEISYFEAAGDYVKVVCDRNSHLINDSLSHLENKFASDFIRIHRSHLVNRDCIKEFIPYFNGEYQVVMQNGDQLKMSRNYKDNLKAYFPGL; from the coding sequence ATGAAAGCTGAGATCACCGCCATTATTGTTGATGACGAACAACTTTCCATTGACATCATACTCGAATTCCTGAAGGATTTTCCGCAGGTAAACGTGATTGGCAGTTTCAGGAAAAGCTCGGAAGCCGTGGGGAAAATCATTGCGCTTAAGCCTACGTTACTATTCCTCGACATACAAATGCCCGTCCTGAATGGATTTGACATCATCGAAAATATCATCGGCACCCACAATCCTTACATTATCTTCACGACGGCTTATGACCAATATGCAATAAAAGCATTTGAAGTCAATGCCATTGGATATTTGCTGAAACCCTTCGACAGGGAAAAATTTGCAAAAGCGATGGCGCGGTTTGAATCAGGCTATGCTTCAAATGCGGTTGATGACACCTATAACCGTATTCTTCGGATCCTCGAAGCAAAGCAAAAGGAAAGCCGGCCGGATCATATTATGATTAAGGATGCAAAACGTGTTTTTTTCCTGCCAATTACTGAAATCAGCTATTTCGAAGCTGCCGGAGATTATGTAAAAGTCGTCTGCGACAGGAATTCGCACCTTATCAATGACAGCCTGAGCCACCTTGAAAATAAGTTTGCTTCCGATTTCATACGCATCCACCGGTCTCACCTGGTGAACAGGGATTGCATAAAAGAGTTCATTCCTTATTTTAACGGCGAATACCAGGTGGTCATGCAAAACGGCGACCAGTTGAAAATGAGCCGCAATTATAAGGACAATCTTAAGGCATATTTTCCTGGATTGTAG
- a CDS encoding NAD(P)H-dependent flavin oxidoreductase, with protein sequence MNKITSLFKIQYPIIQGGMIWNSGYKLASAVSNAGGLGLIGAGSMYPDVLRTHIRKCKAATDKPFGVNVPMLYPNIEEIMNILVEEAVKIVFTSAGNPKTWTALLKEKGITVVHVVSSSKFALKAQEAGVDAVVAEGFEAGGHNGREETTTFTLIPMVKEKISIPLIAAGGIATGKGMLAAMVLGADGVQMGSRFAASIESSSHEAFKQMIIGLEEGETHVTLKELAPVRLIKNKFYQDIQDLYTKAPTKEALNELLGRARAKRGMFEGDLIEGELEIGQVSGLIHDIRPVKEIIEEVITDFEAAKKQLHNF encoded by the coding sequence ATGAACAAAATTACAAGCCTTTTTAAAATCCAATACCCCATAATACAAGGTGGCATGATTTGGAACAGCGGCTACAAGCTCGCCAGTGCCGTCAGCAATGCCGGAGGTTTGGGACTGATAGGTGCCGGATCGATGTATCCCGATGTATTGCGCACCCACATCCGGAAGTGTAAAGCCGCAACGGATAAGCCCTTCGGCGTAAACGTCCCGATGCTATACCCGAACATCGAAGAAATCATGAATATCCTTGTTGAGGAAGCGGTAAAGATTGTCTTTACTTCTGCAGGAAATCCTAAAACGTGGACCGCTTTACTGAAAGAAAAAGGCATCACCGTCGTGCATGTCGTCAGCAGTTCCAAATTCGCATTGAAAGCCCAGGAAGCCGGAGTCGATGCTGTCGTAGCGGAAGGTTTTGAAGCCGGCGGGCATAACGGGCGCGAGGAAACGACAACGTTCACCCTGATCCCTATGGTGAAGGAAAAGATCAGCATCCCGTTAATAGCGGCAGGCGGAATCGCCACCGGTAAGGGCATGCTTGCCGCCATGGTACTCGGTGCCGACGGCGTACAGATGGGAAGCCGTTTTGCCGCCTCTATCGAAAGCTCCTCGCATGAGGCATTCAAGCAAATGATCATCGGGCTCGAGGAAGGGGAGACGCATGTTACCTTAAAGGAACTGGCTCCCGTACGATTGATCAAGAACAAATTCTACCAGGATATCCAGGATTTATACACCAAAGCGCCCACCAAAGAAGCGTTGAACGAACTCCTCGGGCGCGCCCGTGCCAAACGCGGCATGTTCGAAGGCGATCTCATCGAAGGCGAACTCGAAATAGGGCAGGTGTCCGGATTGATTCACGACATCAGGCCGGTAAAGGAAATCATCGAAGAAGTCATCACCGACTTTGAAGCGGCCAAAAAACAGCTGCACAACTTTTAA